Proteins encoded together in one uncultured Desulfosarcina sp. window:
- a CDS encoding RNA-binding domain-containing protein, with product MQRPSKFRPNFIRDLVLVSLLLSGMIVSAVVFLSARAREEISQKYIDNATASAEHQYTGMAENTEQILELAGDWIVSGRISSTSGKEMNVLLFPLLNRNHHISGISVAGTEGKSCYLTIHGDGFMTREMVDTEKGRVAVRRFWDAEQKLVSEEKRPSSYDPRSRPWFSPALADKGIFWTPPYVFFEYKAVGITAAIGRQSNTDSGQIVVAFDILMDDLFRKIQGMAPSANSRVFIFRNDARIYLPGDAEASSDFRAMVDIDDPLIRKTVASWEKGHLPDDKAFAVNHDGQTWWCGFRPMAAANRHVWVGVMVPESDIMGRVVQRRKGLWALGGFVLLLTGGLTFLMLRRYGRSVDMREDGFDSRNPEKSVMDLVSKGEGRTVEFKSTMRLNLHTRKPGKEIELAWLKALVAFMNTDGGTLLLGVSDDGTVTGLEADAFASDDKCRLHFKNLVNQHIGAEFSKYLRLHLLTVDAKKVGVVACRRSSEPAYLKTAKSEEYYIRSGLSSDALPVSKVVALIQTRK from the coding sequence ATGCAACGCCCATCCAAATTCAGGCCGAACTTCATCCGGGATCTCGTGCTGGTCTCCCTGCTGCTGTCCGGTATGATTGTCTCTGCGGTCGTCTTCCTCTCAGCCCGCGCTCGCGAAGAAATTTCTCAAAAATATATCGACAATGCCACCGCGAGTGCGGAGCATCAGTATACAGGCATGGCGGAAAATACGGAGCAGATCTTAGAACTGGCCGGAGACTGGATCGTTTCGGGCAGAATTTCATCGACGTCAGGCAAGGAGATGAACGTGCTGCTGTTTCCCCTGTTAAATCGTAACCACCATATATCCGGCATCTCGGTGGCCGGCACCGAGGGTAAAAGCTGCTATCTGACGATCCATGGCGACGGCTTCATGACGCGCGAGATGGTGGACACCGAAAAAGGGCGCGTTGCCGTCAGACGCTTTTGGGATGCCGAACAGAAACTGGTCTCCGAAGAAAAACGGCCCTCTTCCTATGATCCGCGCAGCCGGCCCTGGTTTTCCCCGGCCTTGGCCGACAAAGGGATTTTCTGGACACCGCCCTATGTTTTTTTCGAATACAAGGCTGTGGGCATCACCGCCGCCATCGGACGGCAATCCAATACCGACAGCGGTCAAATCGTGGTGGCGTTCGACATTTTAATGGACGATCTCTTTCGTAAAATCCAGGGCATGGCACCGAGTGCCAACAGCCGCGTTTTCATCTTCCGAAACGACGCCCGGATCTATCTGCCGGGTGATGCCGAAGCATCGTCTGACTTCCGTGCCATGGTGGATATCGATGATCCCCTGATCCGAAAAACGGTTGCGTCGTGGGAGAAAGGTCATCTGCCAGATGACAAAGCGTTTGCGGTCAATCACGATGGCCAGACATGGTGGTGCGGATTCCGGCCGATGGCAGCTGCCAACCGCCATGTATGGGTGGGAGTCATGGTGCCCGAGTCGGACATCATGGGGCGGGTCGTCCAGCGCAGAAAGGGTCTGTGGGCCTTGGGTGGCTTCGTCCTGCTGTTGACCGGTGGGCTGACCTTTCTCATGCTGCGCCGCTACGGCCGTTCGGTTGACATGCGTGAAGACGGCTTCGACAGCCGCAACCCTGAAAAAAGCGTTATGGACCTGGTGTCCAAAGGCGAGGGCCGGACCGTCGAGTTCAAATCCACCATGCGGCTGAATCTGCATACCCGGAAACCGGGCAAGGAAATCGAACTTGCCTGGCTCAAGGCCCTGGTGGCCTTCATGAACACCGACGGGGGCACCCTGCTGCTGGGCGTGTCGGACGACGGAACGGTCACAGGTCTCGAGGCCGACGCGTTTGCCAGCGACGACAAGTGCCGGCTGCACTTCAAAAACCTCGTCAACCAGCATATCGGCGCCGAGTTTTCCAAATACCTTCGGCTGCACCTTCTCACCGTGGACGCAAAAAAAGTCGGCGTCGTCGCCTGCCGCCGCTCCAGCGAACCGGCCTACCTGAAAACAGCGAAATCGGAGGAATATTATATCCGCAGCGGTCTCTCCAGCGACGCCCTGCCGGTCAGCAAGGTGGTGGCCTTAATCCAAACCAGGAAATAA
- a CDS encoding EFR1 family ferrodoxin (N-terminal region resembles flavodoxins. C-terminal ferrodoxin region binds two 4Fe-4S clusters.) gives MEVKQVKLVYFSPTGTTQKVLEGIAKGIGVEGVEQINLTLPEGTQQAIPPFADELVIIGAPVYGGRLPVDAIKRLNNLKATNTLAVLVVVYGNREFEDALLELKNLSIELGFSPVAGAAFIGEHSFATADVPIANGRPDSQDVQRAMDFGARIKDKIAALESPDAKIDLELPGNFPYEAGGARPMAVAPVTIEDTCTVCGTCASVCPTAAISINGSVATEIELCIRCCACIKSCPEGARVMEDSKWKSIATWLNENCSARKEPQLFGVGV, from the coding sequence ATGGAAGTCAAACAGGTAAAACTGGTCTATTTTTCACCCACTGGAACCACTCAAAAAGTATTGGAAGGCATTGCCAAAGGAATCGGCGTTGAAGGTGTCGAGCAGATTAATCTGACCCTTCCGGAGGGAACGCAGCAAGCCATCCCTCCTTTTGCGGATGAACTCGTAATTATAGGCGCGCCTGTTTACGGTGGTCGATTGCCGGTTGATGCAATCAAGCGACTCAACAACCTCAAGGCAACAAACACGTTAGCGGTTCTCGTCGTTGTATATGGGAACCGGGAGTTCGAAGATGCGTTGCTGGAGCTTAAAAATCTTTCAATTGAGTTGGGCTTTTCTCCGGTTGCCGGTGCCGCATTCATCGGGGAGCACTCGTTTGCAACAGCGGATGTCCCCATCGCCAATGGACGTCCGGATAGCCAGGATGTTCAAAGAGCAATGGATTTTGGCGCAAGAATTAAAGATAAAATCGCAGCGTTGGAATCGCCTGATGCTAAAATTGATTTGGAACTTCCCGGAAATTTTCCCTACGAAGCCGGCGGCGCACGGCCCATGGCGGTTGCACCGGTGACTATTGAAGACACATGCACCGTTTGCGGGACGTGTGCCAGTGTATGTCCGACTGCAGCCATTTCAATCAATGGGAGCGTGGCAACTGAAATCGAGCTGTGCATTCGCTGCTGTGCCTGTATTAAAAGCTGTCCCGAAGGCGCAAGGGTTATGGAAGACAGCAAGTGGAAAAGTATTGCCACCTGGCTGAATGAAAATTGCAGTGCCCGAAAAGAGCCTCAACTATTTGGGGTGGGTGTGTAA
- a CDS encoding DUF169 domain-containing protein has translation MESKIVNNLRPEFEPVAVVWSNTIPDDAFQYKKGKFGCILYLFAEAARRGRIAGGNRETIACNGGRAALGLGVDFDASDQQLDRYAAVFSKGIQSTGNRKAYLEQIDAAPKSWRDLLEYGERRHCSADLAREWILNGLPRYDIPYEYVLFKPLSRTESTENIRTVIFPVNPMELAGLVTLAGSVMKGTDPVQVPQGADCNSITAFAYAQADFVAPRAVMGMLGVDGREVMKKRFRDDILTLTLPKPLFDLMEEEADDCVFQIPSWKRLVGH, from the coding sequence ATGGAAAGTAAGATTGTAAATAATCTTCGGCCTGAGTTCGAGCCGGTGGCAGTCGTCTGGAGCAATACAATTCCCGATGATGCGTTTCAGTATAAGAAGGGCAAATTCGGATGCATTCTTTATCTCTTTGCCGAGGCCGCCCGACGCGGAAGAATTGCCGGTGGCAATCGAGAGACGATTGCATGCAATGGCGGTCGTGCCGCCTTAGGGTTGGGGGTCGATTTTGATGCCTCGGATCAACAACTGGATCGCTACGCTGCTGTATTCAGCAAAGGAATCCAATCAACCGGCAATCGAAAGGCATACCTGGAACAGATAGACGCTGCGCCGAAGAGCTGGAGGGATTTGCTTGAATATGGCGAGCGAAGACACTGCAGTGCCGACCTGGCCAGGGAGTGGATACTAAATGGTTTGCCCCGCTACGACATTCCTTACGAGTATGTGCTGTTCAAGCCTCTGAGCCGCACCGAATCTACCGAGAACATCCGCACCGTCATTTTCCCGGTGAACCCGATGGAGCTTGCCGGTCTGGTCACGCTTGCAGGATCGGTTATGAAGGGGACCGATCCTGTTCAAGTGCCCCAGGGTGCGGACTGCAACAGTATTACAGCTTTCGCCTATGCCCAGGCCGATTTCGTTGCTCCCAGGGCGGTCATGGGCATGTTGGGCGTAGATGGCAGAGAAGTCATGAAAAAGCGGTTCCGCGATGACATCCTGACACTTACTTTGCCAAAACCGCTTTTTGATCTTATGGAGGAGGAGGCTGACGACTGCGTATTCCAAATCCCGTCATGGAAGAGATTGGTTGGGCATTAA
- a CDS encoding sigma 54-interacting transcriptional regulator, with translation MIDENEFFRNITLKICGNLEIEEGLHACIQYLSRHMPADVIYLDKYERDLGAIRYIARANLKKGERMNMIVPVSSEAMARAAADLNNILIIHGPVFIINDSEAAPIARDLVRELGHPPSSIIGIMLNVGGQHVGVVLLAAEGANRFNKQHAILFGTLKEPFFVAMSNTLKHREVLKLKNLLADDNRYLQGELRRMSGDEIIGANFGLKQVMEKVQQVAALNSPVLLLGETGTGKDVIANTIHYSSARSDGPFVSVNCGAIPDSLIDSELFGHEKGAFTGALSQKRGRFERADKGTIFLDEIGELPPAAQVRLLRVLQSREIERVGGVKTIPLDIRIIAATNRNLEEMVKNKRFREDLWFRLNVFPVSIPPLRRRTSDIPALVRHFIKRKAKELKLGEIPDLAPGAIEVLMSYEWPGNVRELENLIERSLILHRGKPLRFDDLVASPAERIYANTGITEDEALGLDAIVKKHIARALEKANGKIHGPGGAGELLGVNPNTLRYKMKKLGIPFKKEK, from the coding sequence ATGATAGACGAGAACGAATTTTTCCGGAATATCACCCTGAAGATATGCGGCAACCTCGAAATCGAGGAGGGGCTCCACGCCTGCATCCAGTACCTTTCCCGGCATATGCCTGCCGACGTTATCTATTTGGATAAGTACGAGAGGGATCTTGGCGCCATACGATATATCGCCCGTGCGAATCTTAAAAAGGGTGAACGGATGAACATGATAGTCCCGGTGTCATCAGAAGCAATGGCCAGGGCCGCAGCGGATTTAAATAATATCCTGATAATCCATGGACCTGTCTTCATTATTAATGATTCCGAAGCAGCCCCGATCGCCCGGGATCTGGTCAGAGAACTAGGTCATCCCCCTTCCTCGATAATAGGCATTATGCTGAATGTAGGAGGACAGCACGTTGGCGTTGTTCTCTTAGCCGCAGAGGGCGCCAACCGTTTCAACAAACAGCATGCAATACTATTTGGCACTTTAAAGGAACCGTTTTTTGTGGCCATGTCCAACACCCTCAAGCACCGTGAAGTGCTGAAACTCAAAAATTTGCTGGCCGACGACAACCGGTACCTGCAAGGCGAACTGCGGCGCATGTCGGGCGATGAGATCATCGGAGCCAATTTCGGACTCAAGCAGGTTATGGAAAAAGTGCAGCAAGTCGCGGCTCTGAACAGCCCGGTACTGCTTTTGGGGGAAACGGGTACCGGCAAGGATGTGATTGCCAACACCATTCATTACTCATCGGCACGCAGCGACGGGCCTTTTGTAAGCGTCAACTGTGGGGCCATTCCCGATTCACTGATCGACAGCGAACTCTTCGGGCACGAAAAAGGGGCTTTCACCGGAGCACTTTCTCAAAAACGGGGGCGTTTTGAACGTGCCGACAAGGGGACCATATTTCTGGATGAGATCGGCGAACTGCCGCCTGCTGCTCAGGTGAGACTGTTGCGCGTTCTGCAAAGCAGGGAGATCGAACGTGTGGGCGGAGTAAAGACAATTCCTCTGGATATACGGATTATTGCCGCTACTAACAGAAACCTGGAAGAAATGGTGAAAAACAAACGCTTCCGAGAGGATCTGTGGTTTCGTCTGAATGTGTTCCCCGTATCGATTCCTCCGCTGCGCCGGCGAACCAGCGATATACCCGCTCTGGTCCGGCACTTTATCAAGCGGAAGGCAAAAGAGCTTAAATTGGGAGAAATTCCTGACCTGGCACCCGGCGCGATAGAGGTGCTGATGTCATACGAATGGCCGGGCAATGTTCGAGAGCTGGAAAACCTGATCGAACGTTCGTTGATCCTGCATCGCGGCAAACCGCTTCGATTTGACGATTTAGTTGCCTCGCCCGCAGAGCGGATCTACGCGAATACCGGTATTACCGAAGACGAAGCGCTGGGACTCGATGCAATAGTCAAAAAACACATCGCGCGGGCTCTTGAAAAAGCGAATGGCAAAATCCATGGACCGGGAGGCGCAGGGGAGCTTTTGGGCGTGAATCCGAATACACTCCGCTATAAGATGAAAAAGCTGGGGATTCCTTTTAAAAAAGAAAAATAG
- a CDS encoding MarR family transcriptional regulator, which yields MDNKEDLIKHAIQGLLRIAHLYARIEAMPIPVDNDNTVSTREAHTIQAIGDEETNNVTQVANHFGITKSAASQLVAKLEKRGFLHKRPAAHSNKEFQLSLTELGWCAFRAHEHFHGNDFIELVNSLSAFPISQIATLSVLMETLGGVMEKRLSQHSKP from the coding sequence ATGGATAACAAAGAAGACCTGATCAAGCACGCCATTCAAGGCCTTTTACGCATCGCGCACTTATATGCCCGTATCGAGGCGATGCCGATTCCCGTGGATAACGACAATACGGTCTCCACCCGGGAGGCGCACACCATTCAGGCCATCGGTGATGAGGAAACAAATAACGTCACCCAGGTGGCCAACCATTTTGGAATTACCAAGAGTGCGGCCTCCCAACTGGTTGCAAAATTGGAAAAAAGAGGATTTTTGCATAAGCGGCCGGCCGCCCACAGCAATAAAGAATTTCAGCTTTCCTTAACAGAACTGGGATGGTGCGCCTTTCGGGCTCACGAGCACTTCCACGGCAATGATTTTATCGAACTGGTAAATAGCCTGAGCGCGTTTCCCATTTCGCAAATTGCGACGCTTTCGGTATTGATGGAAACATTGGGTGGGGTGATGGAAAAACGGCTTTCGCAACATTCCAAACCTTAA
- a CDS encoding MMPL family transporter, translating to MKTLKTALIDFSINHYRLATLVMVLFTIAMSLFFPLIQVDTDPENMLPKDDPQRVFHNLSKKEFMLSETVVVGIVNESDPDGVFNPETLGHVYELTQFAKTLRWPDESDPGKRSGVIEVDMLGPSLVDHMSQGGPGEIKFEWLMPRPPETLEAARAIRDKAFSNPLLKGRLFSEDGKVLCIYLPLTDKHLSYRINEELNKKIDSLGGKEAYHIAGVPVAEVAIGVEMFSQMGIGTPLAMAVIFSLMVLFFRKWRLVILPMIIAMFSVMSTMGLMIGLGFQVHILSSMIPIFLMCIGTVSSIHILSEFFDVYTDEKGRNETIRTVMNTLYVPILYTSLTTAAGFASLIFTPIPPAQIFGAFLSAGVMIAWLYTVIFVPAYVMMIPKHKLKDFGMSAVQRDKDSLLTKVLQAAGRITFNHPKGLLILVAILVGVVIWGTMQINVNDNYAKRFVGSHPIRQADIALNRHLEGTYTAYLVLQAPKEANSFTPDTVQAFSSDLMAYANSIQTQFNSAPSLAGGIVRHASKLSDRVQSREAFLDAMVKEVDRRAQAASDEDFYTYDELRTHIGVQKEKMKIFKRPEMLAYMAELQTYLEATGLVGKTTSVVDAVRKVNQEMIDGKPENYRIPEKLQGIAECYLQFQQGHRPNDLWHMVTPDYMQANIWVQLKSGDSSAMKSAVNAADAYFRENPPPFQLSHRWAGLHFINLVLQDKLIPAMLHSFMGSFAVVFVMMTFLFRSLRWGLLCMVPLTITILTIYGIIGISGKDYDLPVAVLGVLALGMAVDFAIHFLQRSRVYYSAAGSWKATYGSMFGEPARAISRNVLVIAIGFLPLLIGPIVPYKTMGIMLFAIMTLSGIITLLVLPSTLTTFENWFFKKPETKTTQQALEATGTAALDTSHR from the coding sequence ATGAAAACACTAAAAACCGCTTTAATCGATTTCTCTATCAACCACTATCGACTGGCGACCCTTGTAATGGTGCTGTTCACCATCGCCATGAGTCTGTTTTTCCCATTGATTCAGGTCGATACGGACCCCGAGAACATGCTCCCCAAAGATGATCCGCAACGTGTCTTTCACAATTTGTCCAAAAAAGAGTTCATGCTCAGTGAAACCGTCGTGGTGGGTATCGTAAACGAGTCCGACCCAGACGGGGTGTTCAATCCGGAAACCTTGGGGCATGTCTACGAATTAACCCAATTCGCCAAAACCCTGCGCTGGCCTGATGAAAGCGATCCCGGCAAGCGTTCCGGTGTTATCGAAGTGGATATGCTCGGGCCGTCATTGGTGGACCATATGAGCCAGGGCGGGCCCGGCGAAATCAAATTCGAATGGCTCATGCCCCGGCCGCCGGAAACCCTGGAGGCGGCGCGCGCCATTCGCGACAAGGCCTTTTCCAATCCTCTACTCAAAGGGCGCTTGTTTTCGGAGGACGGTAAGGTGCTCTGCATTTACCTGCCGCTGACCGACAAACATTTGAGCTATCGTATCAATGAAGAACTGAACAAGAAAATAGATTCGCTGGGTGGGAAGGAGGCCTATCATATTGCCGGGGTGCCGGTGGCGGAAGTTGCCATCGGCGTGGAAATGTTCTCCCAGATGGGTATCGGCACACCTTTGGCTATGGCGGTCATCTTTTCCTTGATGGTGCTGTTTTTCCGGAAGTGGCGGCTGGTCATTCTCCCCATGATCATCGCCATGTTCTCGGTCATGTCAACGATGGGGCTGATGATCGGCCTCGGGTTCCAGGTTCATATCCTAAGCTCGATGATTCCGATATTCCTGATGTGCATCGGCACGGTCAGCTCCATTCATATTCTGTCGGAATTCTTCGATGTCTATACCGATGAAAAAGGGCGCAATGAAACCATCCGAACGGTGATGAATACCCTGTATGTGCCGATCCTTTACACCTCGTTGACCACGGCCGCCGGGTTCGCTTCCCTGATTTTTACTCCCATTCCACCGGCCCAGATTTTCGGCGCTTTTCTCAGCGCCGGGGTCATGATTGCCTGGCTATACACGGTCATTTTCGTGCCGGCGTATGTCATGATGATCCCCAAACATAAATTGAAAGACTTCGGCATGTCCGCCGTGCAAAGAGATAAGGATAGCTTGCTGACCAAAGTCCTGCAGGCTGCCGGCCGGATTACGTTCAATCATCCCAAGGGGCTATTGATCTTGGTCGCCATCCTGGTGGGGGTAGTCATTTGGGGGACGATGCAGATCAATGTCAATGACAACTATGCCAAGCGTTTCGTTGGCAGCCACCCCATTCGTCAGGCTGACATCGCCTTGAACCGTCATTTGGAAGGGACCTATACGGCTTACCTGGTATTGCAAGCGCCCAAAGAAGCGAACAGTTTCACGCCCGATACGGTCCAAGCGTTCTCCTCGGACCTGATGGCCTATGCCAATAGCATTCAGACGCAATTCAATAGTGCGCCCAGCCTTGCCGGAGGGATTGTTCGGCATGCATCCAAGCTTTCCGACCGCGTGCAATCCAGGGAAGCTTTCCTCGATGCCATGGTAAAAGAAGTTGACCGGCGCGCCCAGGCGGCATCCGATGAGGACTTTTACACCTACGATGAACTCCGTACACACATCGGCGTACAAAAAGAAAAAATGAAAATCTTCAAGCGCCCGGAAATGCTTGCCTACATGGCCGAATTGCAAACGTATTTGGAGGCAACCGGGCTGGTAGGGAAAACCACCTCCGTCGTGGATGCGGTCCGCAAGGTCAATCAGGAGATGATTGACGGGAAACCGGAGAACTACCGAATCCCGGAAAAACTGCAGGGTATAGCTGAATGCTACCTGCAATTCCAGCAGGGGCATCGCCCCAATGATCTGTGGCACATGGTGACTCCGGACTATATGCAGGCGAATATATGGGTTCAGTTGAAAAGCGGAGACAGCAGCGCCATGAAGTCCGCCGTAAATGCGGCCGATGCATATTTCCGGGAAAATCCACCACCGTTCCAGCTATCCCATCGCTGGGCCGGACTGCATTTTATCAACCTGGTGCTGCAGGATAAGCTGATTCCTGCCATGCTGCATTCGTTCATGGGAAGTTTTGCCGTGGTTTTCGTCATGATGACTTTCCTGTTCCGTTCTCTGCGCTGGGGTTTGCTTTGCATGGTTCCGCTGACCATTACCATTTTGACGATTTACGGAATCATCGGCATCTCAGGCAAGGATTATGATTTGCCGGTTGCTGTTCTGGGTGTTCTTGCCTTGGGGATGGCGGTGGACTTTGCCATTCATTTTTTGCAGCGCAGCCGTGTTTATTATAGCGCCGCCGGATCATGGAAGGCAACCTACGGTAGCATGTTTGGCGAGCCTGCCCGGGCGATCAGCCGCAACGTGCTGGTCATCGCCATTGGTTTTCTACCCCTTTTGATCGGACCGATTGTTCCCTACAAGACCATGGGCATCATGCTGTTTGCCATCATGACGCTTTCCGGGATCATCACCCTGCTTGTTCTCCCGTCAACGCTAACGACCTTTGAAAATTGGTTTTTTAAAAAACCGGAAACGAAGACAACCCAACAGGCATTGGAAGCGACCGGAACTGCCGCACTCGATACGTCTCATCGATGA
- a CDS encoding outer membrane lipoprotein-sorting protein produces MKQVFFIPLGGLLLVAGVVLGQTVMPTADEIIHKANHMALYQGADTKANVAMVITDKQGRVRKRAFSSLRKNDDNLDRNQKYYTFFQAPADVRKMTFMVHKHADLEKDDDRWLYMPSLDLVKRISASDKRTSFVGSDFLYEDISGRSPEDDFHEMVEMTEDYYVIKNTPKNPDSVEFAHYTARIDKKTFLPMKIEFFKKDGRAYRVIESLQVDAIQAEQNGQPVTYPTVTVSIAKNLESGSTTKMFVSNVRYNVGIRDDIFSERYLRRPPRDVMR; encoded by the coding sequence ATGAAACAAGTTTTTTTCATTCCATTGGGAGGGCTGTTGTTGGTTGCCGGTGTGGTCTTAGGACAAACGGTAATGCCGACGGCCGACGAGATCATCCATAAAGCCAACCACATGGCCCTTTACCAAGGTGCGGACACCAAGGCAAATGTGGCCATGGTGATCACGGACAAACAGGGGCGGGTACGCAAAAGGGCATTCAGCAGTTTGCGTAAAAACGATGACAACCTGGATCGGAATCAGAAGTACTACACGTTTTTTCAGGCGCCTGCCGACGTACGCAAAATGACGTTCATGGTGCATAAGCATGCTGATCTCGAAAAGGACGACGACAGATGGCTCTATATGCCGAGTCTGGATCTGGTCAAACGGATTTCCGCAAGCGATAAACGGACTAGTTTTGTGGGATCGGACTTTCTATACGAGGATATTTCCGGCCGCAGTCCGGAAGACGATTTCCATGAAATGGTCGAGATGACTGAAGATTATTATGTAATTAAAAATACGCCGAAAAATCCCGATAGCGTGGAGTTTGCCCACTACACCGCCCGTATCGACAAAAAAACCTTTTTGCCGATGAAAATAGAATTCTTCAAGAAGGACGGCCGGGCCTACCGGGTGATCGAATCGTTGCAGGTGGACGCCATTCAAGCCGAGCAAAACGGCCAGCCCGTCACCTATCCGACTGTCACCGTTTCCATCGCCAAAAACCTGGAAAGCGGCAGTACGACGAAAATGTTCGTCTCCAATGTCCGCTACAATGTCGGCATCCGCGACGATATTTTTTCCGAGCGTTACCTGCGAAGGCCGCCAAGGGATGTGATGCGATGA
- the tsaA gene encoding tRNA (N6-threonylcarbamoyladenosine(37)-N6)-methyltransferase TrmO, translated as MKTSKKTTGKNIGSSDETMFSPEIRPVGIIKNEIQKPFLVVGDEGLDMQNSMEEVREEVRKLDQRISTIIVDEDWVGALHGIEAYSHLLVLYWAHKVKEQGRALKRVHPMGRKEIPAVGLFCTCSPARPNPVLACVVRLRERKGNILKVSGLDAIDKSPVIDIKPYVNSWYPREEVSMPEWMRRLMQEVNPHDLLKQNPRANFIDAIEERDLARCLVKTAEIHGHYCPGSALGVMASIYGLGLVDGLNRLDDTVTSSDGLENLMAIVEINACFADGVQAVSGCTLGNNALIYRDLGKHAVTFAIRGDDMGVRVCARPDFRETIGRLVPAFYPLMEKVIKNRVYTKEDEKRFKETAREAAFAIITQDFEALFSAERVRSDLPGYAPIVDSIICKSCGEQLMSTKVATDGGCLICAGEQYFQVEGKGIVSKIG; from the coding sequence ATGAAAACATCCAAGAAGACTACCGGAAAAAACATCGGTTCCTCGGACGAAACCATGTTTTCTCCGGAAATTCGCCCCGTGGGAATCATCAAAAACGAGATCCAAAAGCCATTCCTAGTCGTCGGTGACGAAGGCCTCGACATGCAGAATAGCATGGAGGAGGTGCGCGAAGAAGTACGCAAATTGGACCAACGCATTTCAACCATTATTGTCGATGAAGACTGGGTGGGTGCACTCCATGGCATCGAAGCATATTCCCATCTTCTCGTGTTGTATTGGGCGCATAAGGTGAAGGAACAAGGCCGAGCCCTGAAAAGGGTGCACCCCATGGGAAGAAAGGAAATACCCGCGGTCGGCCTTTTTTGTACTTGCAGCCCGGCCCGGCCCAACCCGGTGCTTGCCTGCGTCGTACGGCTGCGTGAAAGAAAGGGCAACATCCTTAAGGTTTCCGGACTGGACGCAATCGATAAAAGCCCGGTAATCGATATCAAGCCCTATGTAAACAGTTGGTATCCCCGGGAAGAGGTATCGATGCCCGAATGGATGCGACGGCTTATGCAGGAAGTCAACCCGCATGATCTCCTGAAACAAAATCCGAGGGCGAATTTCATCGATGCCATAGAAGAACGGGACCTGGCGCGCTGCTTGGTAAAAACAGCGGAGATCCATGGCCATTATTGCCCGGGCAGCGCACTTGGCGTCATGGCGTCCATATATGGACTTGGCTTGGTTGACGGGCTCAACCGGCTCGACGATACCGTGACAAGTTCCGATGGTTTGGAAAATCTCATGGCCATCGTCGAAATCAATGCCTGCTTCGCAGATGGTGTGCAGGCGGTATCGGGGTGCACCCTTGGCAACAATGCCTTGATCTATCGCGATCTGGGCAAGCATGCCGTGACCTTTGCTATCAGAGGAGACGATATGGGCGTGCGTGTTTGTGCCCGCCCCGATTTTCGTGAAACCATCGGACGTCTGGTCCCTGCATTCTATCCGCTCATGGAAAAGGTGATCAAAAACAGGGTCTATACCAAAGAAGATGAAAAGCGATTCAAAGAGACAGCCCGGGAAGCGGCCTTTGCTATCATTACACAGGATTTCGAAGCGCTTTTTTCAGCCGAGCGGGTTCGCAGTGATTTGCCCGGGTACGCGCCGATTGTCGACAGCATCATCTGCAAAAGCTGCGGCGAACAGCTTATGTCCACAAAAGTGGCAACCGACGGAGGATGCCTGATCTGCGCCGGAGAACAATATTTTCAGGTCGAGGGGAAAGGGATTGTTTCAAAAATCGGATAG
- a CDS encoding helix-turn-helix domain-containing protein — MKKAKISDAETVILILQDEIRRSYEARYDHRLHAVLMVAQGQSCNKVSQLLGDSPRAVAYWVSRFETEGLSGLADAYRPGRPAKLDEHQLKIIEAALRSHPSQYGLEGNLWDGKMLSHFIA; from the coding sequence ATGAAAAAAGCCAAAATATCAGATGCGGAAACCGTCATACTTATTCTCCAAGATGAGATTCGCAGATCCTATGAGGCCCGCTATGATCATAGGCTGCATGCTGTTCTAATGGTCGCTCAAGGCCAAAGCTGCAACAAGGTATCTCAGCTATTAGGTGATTCGCCACGTGCAGTTGCCTATTGGGTAAGTCGATTCGAGACTGAAGGGCTTTCCGGCCTTGCGGATGCCTACCGTCCTGGAAGACCCGCAAAGCTCGATGAGCATCAACTAAAAATAATTGAAGCGGCATTACGATCTCATCCTTCACAGTATGGCCTTGAAGGCAATCTATGGGATGGCAAGATGCTTTCCCATTTTATTGCATAG